Proteins encoded together in one Thermomonospora curvata DSM 43183 window:
- a CDS encoding prenyltransferase/squalene oxidase repeat-containing protein, which produces MTIDGTAERTTRSPRLLSSSQLSAAARRLIDESLADPLGGMSPSVYETARLVTLAPWLTGHAERVRFLLRTQRADGGWVSAIPGYRVVPTLSATEALLAVLRTPERPVPGVTRRELTAAADRGLRALLPLLDGERSFPLPDMPAVEHLAPMLIELINGHLDELEPWRDGPRLRPSPQMAPKTAALVRELLRRGQALPQKLLHALELGGEAARGAATVRPEPIGTVGASPAATAAWLGDREPADHEPARRFLESAAAPHGGPVPSVLPITVFERAWMTSWLIRSGVPLAAPPQLPDFLQASLGPAGTGGGAGLPSDADTSSGTMYALALLGRLQRPDLLWRYETDTHFCTWQGENGRSVGTNSHVLEAFGVHLREAAPAERSERHAATVRKVVSWLQEQQQDDGSWSDRWHSSPYYGTVCSAPALAEFGGPQAAPAVDRAVEWVLQTQRPDGSWGLWEGTAEETAYAVQILLLTRREADGRVLAAAHRGGEYLRTVTAGGTAMPPLPPLWHDKDLYTPFRIVQAAILAALHLTCPDGAVPPPRRPS; this is translated from the coding sequence CTCCTCCTCTCAGCTCTCCGCGGCCGCCCGGCGGCTGATCGACGAGTCGCTCGCCGACCCGCTGGGAGGGATGTCCCCGTCGGTGTACGAGACCGCCCGGCTGGTGACGCTCGCCCCCTGGCTGACCGGGCACGCCGAACGGGTGCGCTTCCTGCTGCGGACCCAGCGGGCGGACGGCGGCTGGGTCTCGGCGATCCCCGGCTACCGGGTGGTCCCGACGCTGAGCGCCACCGAGGCGCTGCTGGCCGTGCTGCGCACGCCCGAGCGGCCGGTCCCCGGCGTCACCCGCCGGGAGCTGACCGCCGCCGCCGACCGCGGGCTGCGGGCGCTGCTGCCGCTGCTGGACGGCGAGCGCTCCTTCCCGCTGCCGGACATGCCGGCCGTCGAGCATCTGGCCCCGATGCTGATCGAGCTGATCAACGGCCATCTGGACGAGCTGGAGCCCTGGCGCGACGGCCCCCGGCTGCGCCCCAGCCCGCAGATGGCCCCCAAGACCGCCGCGCTGGTGCGCGAGCTGCTGCGGCGGGGCCAGGCGCTGCCGCAGAAGCTGCTGCACGCGCTGGAGCTGGGCGGCGAGGCCGCCCGCGGCGCCGCGACGGTGCGGCCCGAGCCGATCGGCACGGTCGGGGCCTCCCCCGCGGCCACCGCCGCCTGGCTCGGCGACCGGGAGCCGGCGGACCACGAGCCCGCCCGCCGCTTCCTGGAGTCGGCCGCCGCGCCGCACGGCGGCCCGGTCCCCTCGGTGCTCCCCATCACGGTCTTCGAGCGGGCCTGGATGACCAGCTGGCTGATCCGCTCGGGCGTTCCGCTGGCGGCGCCGCCGCAGCTGCCCGACTTCCTGCAGGCGTCACTGGGTCCGGCCGGCACGGGCGGCGGCGCCGGGCTGCCCTCGGACGCCGACACCTCCTCCGGCACGATGTACGCGCTGGCGCTGCTGGGCCGGCTGCAGCGGCCGGACCTGCTGTGGCGGTACGAGACCGACACGCACTTTTGCACCTGGCAGGGTGAGAACGGCCGGTCGGTCGGCACCAACTCCCACGTTCTGGAGGCCTTCGGCGTCCATCTGCGCGAGGCCGCGCCCGCCGAGCGCTCCGAACGCCATGCGGCCACCGTCCGCAAAGTCGTCTCCTGGCTGCAGGAGCAGCAGCAGGACGACGGGAGCTGGAGCGACCGCTGGCACTCTTCGCCCTACTACGGCACCGTCTGCAGCGCCCCCGCCCTCGCCGAGTTCGGCGGCCCGCAGGCGGCGCCCGCGGTGGACCGGGCCGTGGAGTGGGTGCTGCAGACCCAGCGCCCGGACGGTTCGTGGGGGCTGTGGGAGGGCACCGCCGAGGAGACCGCCTACGCGGTGCAAATCCTGCTGCTGACGCGGCGGGAGGCCGATGGCCGCGTGTTGGCGGCGGCCCACCGCGGCGGGGAGTACCTGCGCACCGTCACCGCCGGCGGCACGGCGATGCCGCCGCTTCCGCCGCTGTGGCATGACAAAGATCTGTACACGCCTTTCCGGATCGTTCAAGCCGCCATCTTGGCGGCGCTGCACCTCACCTGCCCGGACGGGGCCGTGCCGCCTCCCCGGCGCCCCTCCTGA
- a CDS encoding roadblock/LC7 domain-containing protein, which translates to MPQTGSSTDLAWLLDDLVKRVADARHAVVLSADGLLMAADSAFSKDDAEHLSAVAAGIQSLARGAGERFGGGSVRQTIVEMNSGFLLVSVAGQGACLAVLTTEDADVGLVAYEMAMLVTSVGRHLSTPARSAAAKS; encoded by the coding sequence ATGCCGCAGACAGGTTCCTCCACCGACCTGGCGTGGTTGCTGGACGACCTGGTCAAACGAGTGGCGGACGCCCGCCATGCGGTGGTGTTGTCGGCCGACGGGCTGCTGATGGCCGCCGACAGCGCCTTCAGCAAGGACGACGCCGAGCACCTGTCGGCGGTGGCGGCGGGCATCCAGAGCCTGGCCCGCGGCGCCGGCGAGCGCTTCGGCGGCGGCTCGGTGCGGCAGACCATCGTGGAGATGAACTCCGGCTTCCTGCTGGTGTCGGTGGCCGGCCAGGGCGCCTGCCTGGCGGTGCTGACCACCGAGGACGCCGACGTGGGCCTGGTGGCCTACGAGATGGCGATGCTGGTCACCAGCGTCGGCCGGCACCTGAGCACCCCGGCCCGCTCGGCGGCGGCCAAGAGCTGA
- a CDS encoding DUF742 domain-containing protein: protein MPSSTPPWEGQQPPDGEHFVRPYVLTSGRTRPAHGRFDLISQVVTVGPPPEADAGLGPEHLSILRLCRIAMSVAELAGRLNLPGAAVRVLLGDLLERGHVLIQEPAPETAITDADIYEAVIDGLRAI, encoded by the coding sequence ATGCCATCGTCCACGCCGCCGTGGGAGGGGCAGCAGCCGCCCGACGGCGAGCATTTCGTGCGCCCCTATGTGCTGACCAGCGGCCGCACCCGCCCGGCCCACGGCCGGTTCGACCTCATCTCGCAGGTGGTGACGGTCGGCCCGCCGCCTGAGGCCGATGCCGGGCTCGGCCCCGAGCACCTGTCCATCCTGCGGCTGTGCCGCATCGCGATGTCGGTCGCCGAGCTGGCCGGACGGCTGAACCTGCCGGGCGCCGCCGTCCGGGTCCTGCTGGGCGACCTGTTGGAACGAGGTCATGTGCTGATCCAGGAACCGGCGCCGGAGACCGCCATCACCGACGCGGACATCTACGAGGCGGTGATCGATGGACTCCGCGCGATCTGA
- a CDS encoding GTP-binding protein has protein sequence MDSARSDRARRLPTAVKILIAGGFGAGKTTMVGSVSETVPLRTEEILTDRSTGVDDLSGVENKATTTVAMDFGRITLRKDLVLYLFGTPGQERFWFMWDDLALGALGAVVLADTRRITDCFPSVDYFERRGTPFIVAVNCFDGARRYELEEVRMALSLAPSVPIMTCDARDRSSSKEVLITLVQHAMHQRLGTPAAR, from the coding sequence ATGGACTCCGCGCGATCTGACCGGGCCCGCCGCCTGCCCACGGCCGTCAAGATCCTGATCGCCGGGGGCTTCGGAGCGGGCAAGACCACCATGGTCGGCTCGGTCTCGGAGACCGTGCCGCTGCGCACCGAGGAGATCCTCACCGACCGCAGCACCGGGGTCGACGACCTGTCCGGGGTGGAGAACAAGGCCACCACCACGGTGGCGATGGACTTCGGCCGCATCACCCTGCGCAAGGACCTGGTGCTCTACCTGTTCGGCACCCCCGGGCAGGAGCGTTTTTGGTTCATGTGGGACGACCTGGCGCTGGGCGCCCTGGGCGCGGTGGTGCTGGCCGACACCCGCAGGATCACCGACTGCTTCCCGTCGGTGGACTACTTCGAGCGGCGCGGCACCCCGTTCATCGTGGCGGTCAACTGCTTCGACGGCGCCCGCCGCTACGAGCTGGAGGAGGTGCGCATGGCGCTCAGCCTGGCGCCCTCGGTGCCGATCATGACGTGCGACGCCCGGGACCGCTCCTCCTCCAAGGAGGTGCTGATCACGCTGGTCCAGCACGCCATGCACCAGCGGCTGGGCACTCCGGCGGCCCGCTGA
- a CDS encoding universal stress protein — MAAKRIVVGVDGSEESKRALRWAARQAQLVGAELELITAWDIPVTFGVPVYADDVDLADAARQVLQETVAEVLGERPAVPVRPTVVQGQPARALVEASKDAELLVVGSRGRGGIVGALLGSTSDYCIRHAKCPIVVLHGDRDA; from the coding sequence ATGGCGGCCAAACGCATCGTGGTCGGCGTGGACGGCTCTGAGGAGTCCAAGCGGGCGCTGCGCTGGGCGGCGCGGCAGGCGCAGCTGGTCGGCGCCGAACTGGAGCTCATCACCGCCTGGGACATCCCGGTCACCTTCGGCGTGCCGGTCTACGCCGACGACGTCGACCTGGCGGACGCGGCGCGGCAGGTGCTGCAGGAGACCGTGGCGGAGGTGCTCGGCGAGCGGCCGGCGGTCCCGGTCAGGCCGACGGTGGTGCAGGGCCAGCCCGCCCGGGCGCTGGTGGAGGCCTCCAAGGACGCCGAACTGCTGGTGGTGGGCAGCCGGGGCCGCGGCGGCATCGTCGGCGCCCTGCTCGGCTCCACCAGCGACTACTGCATCCGCCACGCCAAGTGCCCCATCGTGGTCCTGCACGGGGACCGGGACGCATGA
- the ddaH gene encoding dimethylargininase, with the protein MTVSPVTEPTPLASAVQKRTARPRRFLMCPPEHFAVTYAINPWMDPASGADRARALAQWERLHEAYLELGHQVELIEPVEGLPDMVFAANGGLVVDGRVYGARFRHPQRRPEGPAYLEWFRRNGFTEILEPAHVNEGEGDFAVLDGLILAGTGFRTEQAAHTEAQEHLGRPVVTLRLVDPRFYHLDTALFPLGDDNIAYYPGAFSPGSRAVLQRLFPDALVAEEADAAVLGLNAVCDGRHVVINAEATGLIAQLRRRGFEPVPVDLSELRKAGGGPKCCTLELRV; encoded by the coding sequence ATGACCGTATCGCCGGTAACGGAGCCCACACCCCTGGCCTCCGCCGTGCAGAAGCGGACGGCACGGCCCCGCCGCTTCCTGATGTGCCCTCCCGAGCACTTCGCCGTCACTTATGCGATCAACCCCTGGATGGACCCGGCGTCCGGCGCCGACCGGGCCCGGGCGCTCGCCCAGTGGGAGCGGCTGCACGAGGCCTACCTGGAGCTCGGCCACCAGGTGGAGCTGATCGAACCGGTCGAGGGCCTGCCCGACATGGTGTTCGCCGCCAACGGCGGGCTGGTGGTGGACGGCCGCGTCTACGGGGCGCGCTTCCGCCACCCGCAGCGGCGCCCGGAAGGCCCCGCCTACCTGGAGTGGTTCCGGCGCAACGGCTTCACCGAGATCCTGGAACCGGCGCACGTCAACGAAGGCGAAGGCGACTTCGCCGTGCTGGACGGGCTCATCCTGGCGGGCACCGGCTTTCGCACCGAGCAGGCCGCCCACACCGAGGCCCAAGAGCACCTGGGCCGCCCGGTGGTCACGCTGCGCCTGGTGGACCCGCGCTTCTACCACCTGGACACGGCGCTGTTCCCGCTCGGCGACGACAACATCGCCTACTACCCGGGCGCCTTCTCCCCCGGCAGCCGCGCGGTGCTGCAGCGCCTGTTCCCGGACGCGCTGGTGGCCGAGGAGGCGGACGCGGCGGTGCTGGGCCTCAACGCCGTCTGCGACGGCCGCCACGTGGTGATCAACGCCGAGGCCACCGGGCTGATCGCGCAACTGCGCCGCCGCGGCTTCGAACCCGTCCCGGTGGACCTGTCGGAGCTGCGCAAGGCCGGCGGCGGCCCCAAGTGCTGCACCCTGGAGCTGCGCGTGTGA
- the lpdA gene encoding dihydrolipoyl dehydrogenase: MSTHFDVVVLGAGPGGYVAAIRAAQLGLRTGIVEERYWGGVCLNVGCIPSKALLRNAELAYLFNNERKLFGIEVDGQVRFDFAAAVQRSRQVADGRVKGVHYLMKKNGITEFHGRGVFTDPHTLQVTPTDGGQAQTVTFDHCIIATGAHPRLLPGTSLSERVVTYEEQILAEELPESIVIAGAGAIGVEFGYVLHNYGTKVTIVEFLDRMVPGEDEEVSKELARRYRKLGIDVLTSTRVEAIDDSGEKVKVTVTGSDGQPKTLEADKVLQAIGFAPNVEGYGLEKTGVRLTDRGAIDVDARCRTSVPHIFAIGDVTAKLMLAHTAEAMGIVAAETIAGAETMEIDYRMVPRATYCQPQIASFGLTEAQARAEGYDVKVAKFPFTANGKSHGLGDPNGFVKLIADAKYGELLGGHMIGPDVTELLPELTLAQQWDLTVHEVARNIHAHPTLSEAVKEAVHGLAGHMINF; the protein is encoded by the coding sequence ATGAGCACTCACTTTGACGTCGTGGTCCTGGGCGCGGGCCCGGGTGGATATGTCGCTGCGATCCGTGCCGCTCAGCTGGGGCTGCGGACGGGGATCGTTGAGGAGCGCTACTGGGGCGGGGTATGCCTGAACGTGGGCTGCATCCCCTCCAAGGCCCTGCTGCGCAACGCCGAGCTGGCCTACCTGTTCAACAACGAGCGCAAGCTGTTCGGCATCGAGGTCGACGGGCAGGTCCGCTTCGACTTCGCCGCCGCGGTGCAGCGCAGCCGCCAGGTGGCCGACGGCCGGGTCAAGGGCGTCCACTACCTGATGAAGAAGAACGGCATCACCGAGTTCCACGGGCGCGGCGTCTTCACCGACCCGCACACCCTGCAGGTGACGCCGACCGACGGCGGCCAGGCCCAGACCGTCACCTTCGACCACTGCATCATCGCCACCGGGGCGCACCCCAGGCTGCTGCCGGGCACCTCGCTTTCAGAACGCGTGGTGACCTATGAGGAGCAGATCCTCGCCGAGGAGCTGCCGGAGAGCATCGTCATCGCCGGGGCCGGGGCGATCGGCGTGGAGTTCGGCTACGTGCTGCACAACTACGGCACCAAGGTCACCATCGTGGAGTTCCTGGACCGCATGGTGCCGGGCGAGGACGAGGAGGTCTCCAAGGAGCTGGCGCGCCGCTACCGCAAGCTCGGCATCGACGTGCTGACCTCCACCCGGGTGGAGGCCATCGACGACTCCGGGGAGAAGGTCAAGGTCACCGTCACCGGCTCCGACGGGCAGCCCAAGACCCTGGAGGCCGACAAGGTCCTGCAGGCCATCGGCTTCGCCCCCAACGTGGAGGGCTACGGGCTGGAGAAGACCGGGGTCCGCCTCACCGACCGCGGCGCCATCGACGTCGACGCCCGCTGCCGCACCAGCGTGCCGCACATCTTCGCGATCGGGGACGTGACCGCCAAGCTGATGCTGGCGCACACCGCCGAGGCGATGGGCATCGTGGCGGCCGAGACCATCGCCGGCGCCGAGACCATGGAGATCGACTACCGGATGGTGCCGCGGGCCACCTACTGCCAGCCGCAGATCGCCAGCTTCGGGCTGACCGAGGCGCAGGCCCGCGCCGAGGGCTACGACGTCAAGGTCGCCAAGTTCCCCTTCACCGCCAACGGCAAGTCCCACGGCCTGGGCGACCCCAACGGGTTCGTCAAGCTGATCGCCGACGCCAAGTACGGCGAGCTGCTGGGCGGCCACATGATCGGCCCGGACGTCACCGAGCTGCTGCCGGAGCTGACGCTGGCCCAGCAGTGGGACCTGACCGTGCACGAGGTGGCCCGCAACATCCACGCCCACCCGACCCTGAGCGAGGCGGTCAAGGAGGCCGTGCACGGCCTGGCCGGGCACATGATCAACTTCTAG
- a CDS encoding bifunctional copper resistance protein CopD/cytochrome c oxidase assembly protein: MRGLPPSGGATGDAAVRTAGGAAPPPGEEAAPPEPEGTPGSRGLLHLGVLAAAAALCALAAALYFGGALTTTVPWLEGSGGLTRGGLPVAELAVTGAGTVTVGLLLAGAVLLAGPDGRLPPPGLRCLRLARVSAAVWAAAALVSVALGTSYLLGKPVWQVTDGELLSFLTDLVRGRALAVVAAVAVTLAAAAGQVRSAAGAGALLLVALAGLLPQAVTGHPASSDDHALATFAMAVHVVAAAVWVGGLVALVALARPAARLLAVIVPRYSAVAGLCFAAVTVSGLVSAWVQVGGAEAVLGTRYGLLVVAKAALLGCLGWLGWLHRRVSIPALRARRERWVFLRLASVEVVVMAAAMALATGLSWTPPPAEDTGPTNPAGVLLGFTPPGPPSAAAYAFGRLPDPMFLTLVAAGAVLYPLGVLRLRRTGTGWPLRRTLAWYGGLLIVLAATCGGLARYSPALFSGHVAQHLALTLVAPVPLLLAAPAELALTALRPASGAVGRSPRDLLAALLDSRAVRWAGHPPVALALVVLTLYGFYTTPLFEASLRNRSLHSLAMAVFLLTGVFFVRAVIGGARWLPLALAFFHLSFGYAFLTAATVFAEDWYTALALVWAPPPEQDQQSAGLLVWAIGGLTTVALPLLSRRRGPAVPRS; the protein is encoded by the coding sequence GTGCGGGGCCTTCCCCCATCGGGCGGCGCGACGGGCGACGCGGCCGTGCGCACGGCCGGCGGTGCCGCTCCCCCACCGGGTGAGGAGGCCGCGCCGCCGGAACCTGAGGGGACGCCCGGATCGCGAGGGCTGCTGCACCTGGGGGTGCTCGCCGCGGCGGCGGCGCTGTGCGCGCTGGCCGCCGCGCTGTATTTCGGGGGCGCGCTGACCACCACCGTGCCGTGGCTGGAAGGCTCGGGCGGGCTGACCCGGGGCGGGCTGCCCGTCGCCGAACTGGCGGTGACCGGGGCCGGGACGGTCACGGTGGGGCTGCTGCTGGCCGGGGCGGTGCTGCTGGCCGGGCCGGACGGGCGGCTGCCGCCGCCGGGGCTGCGCTGCCTGCGCCTGGCGCGGGTGAGCGCGGCGGTCTGGGCGGCGGCGGCGCTGGTCAGCGTGGCGCTGGGGACGTCCTACCTGCTGGGCAAGCCGGTCTGGCAGGTCACCGACGGCGAGCTGCTGAGTTTTCTGACCGACCTGGTGCGGGGGCGGGCGCTGGCGGTGGTGGCGGCGGTGGCCGTGACGCTGGCCGCGGCGGCCGGACAGGTCCGCAGTGCCGCCGGGGCGGGGGCGTTGCTGCTGGTGGCGCTGGCCGGGCTGCTGCCGCAGGCGGTCACCGGGCATCCGGCCTCTTCCGACGATCACGCGCTGGCCACGTTCGCGATGGCCGTGCACGTGGTGGCCGCCGCGGTGTGGGTGGGCGGGCTGGTGGCGCTGGTGGCGCTGGCCCGGCCCGCCGCGCGGCTGCTCGCGGTGATCGTCCCGCGTTACAGCGCGGTGGCGGGTCTTTGTTTCGCGGCCGTGACGGTCAGCGGGCTGGTCAGCGCCTGGGTTCAGGTGGGCGGGGCCGAGGCGGTGCTCGGCACCCGCTACGGGCTGCTGGTGGTGGCCAAGGCGGCGCTGCTGGGCTGCCTGGGCTGGCTGGGGTGGCTGCACCGCCGGGTGAGCATCCCGGCGTTGCGCGCCCGCCGGGAGCGGTGGGTCTTCCTCCGGCTGGCCTCGGTCGAGGTGGTGGTAATGGCCGCGGCGATGGCGCTGGCCACGGGCCTGTCGTGGACGCCGCCGCCGGCCGAGGACACCGGGCCGACCAACCCGGCCGGGGTCCTGCTGGGTTTCACGCCTCCCGGGCCGCCGAGCGCGGCGGCCTATGCGTTCGGCCGGCTACCCGACCCGATGTTCCTCACGCTGGTCGCAGCGGGGGCGGTGCTGTACCCGCTCGGGGTGCTGCGGCTGCGGCGGACCGGGACCGGCTGGCCGTTGCGGCGGACGCTGGCCTGGTACGGCGGGCTGCTGATCGTGCTGGCGGCCACGTGCGGCGGGCTCGCCCGCTACAGCCCGGCCCTGTTCAGCGGGCATGTGGCCCAGCACCTGGCGCTGACGCTGGTGGCGCCGGTGCCGCTGCTGCTGGCCGCCCCGGCCGAGCTGGCCTTGACGGCGCTGCGGCCGGCGTCCGGGGCGGTGGGCCGCTCCCCCCGTGACCTGCTGGCGGCCCTGCTGGACAGCCGGGCGGTGCGGTGGGCGGGGCACCCTCCGGTGGCGCTGGCGCTGGTGGTGCTCACCCTGTACGGCTTTTACACCACCCCGCTGTTCGAGGCGTCGCTGCGCAACCGTTCACTGCATTCGCTCGCCATGGCGGTGTTCCTGCTGACCGGGGTGTTCTTCGTGCGGGCCGTCATCGGCGGCGCGCGGTGGCTGCCGCTCGCCCTGGCCTTCTTCCACCTGTCCTTCGGGTATGCGTTCTTGACGGCGGCGACCGTGTTCGCCGAGGACTGGTACACGGCGCTCGCCCTGGTGTGGGCCCCTCCGCCCGAGCAGGACCAGCAGAGCGCGGGCCTGCTCGTGTGGGCGATCGGCGGCCTGACCACGGTGGCGCTGCCGTTGCTGAGCAGGCGGCGCGGCCCTGCCGTGCCGCGTTCTTGA
- a CDS encoding WS/DGAT/MGAT family O-acyltransferase, which produces MRQLTAVDANFLNVETGTTHAHIAGLGILDPVACPGGRLTAEDLIEVIRERAHLAPRPLRMRLAAVPLGIDRPYWEDDPDFDPARHVFEVGLPAPGNAAQLADVVAMLHERPLDRARPLWEAVVIQGLEGGRTAVYIKVHHAAVDGVLATETLAALLDLSPQPRELPPDDTVPQQAPALAERVRTGLLRALAHPVRGARMLARTAPYLDEIPGLAQLPGVQPLARAIQGALGRDGVVPLPRTVAPPTPFNGTISARRAVAFGELPLAEIRRIRRELGGSVNDVVMALVATALHRWLDKRGELPDRPLVAAVPVSLRRGRDGDAAGGNRMSAMVTPLATHLADPAERFAAIRGDLAAAKRRFARSSGAWLEGLSELVPAPLAGPLLRLALQARPGEYLRPVNLLVSNVPGPDFPLYLRGARVLGYFPISVVSDLTGGLNITVLSYDGKLDVGIVTCRQMIPDPWEIMDHLDDALGELRGLIDG; this is translated from the coding sequence ATGCGCCAGCTGACGGCGGTGGACGCCAACTTCCTGAACGTCGAGACCGGCACCACGCACGCCCATATCGCCGGCCTGGGGATCCTCGACCCGGTCGCCTGCCCCGGCGGCCGGCTCACCGCCGAGGACCTCATCGAGGTGATCCGCGAACGCGCCCACCTGGCCCCCCGGCCGCTGCGGATGCGGCTGGCCGCGGTGCCGCTGGGCATCGACCGGCCCTACTGGGAGGACGACCCGGACTTCGACCCGGCCCGCCACGTCTTCGAGGTGGGGCTGCCGGCCCCGGGCAACGCCGCCCAGCTCGCCGACGTCGTGGCGATGCTGCACGAACGGCCGCTGGACCGCGCCCGGCCGCTGTGGGAGGCGGTGGTCATCCAGGGCCTGGAGGGCGGCCGCACCGCCGTCTACATCAAGGTCCACCACGCCGCGGTGGACGGGGTCCTGGCCACCGAGACCCTGGCCGCCCTGCTGGACCTGTCCCCGCAGCCGCGCGAGCTGCCCCCCGACGACACCGTGCCGCAGCAGGCGCCGGCCCTGGCCGAACGGGTGCGCACCGGGCTGCTGCGCGCGCTCGCCCACCCGGTGCGCGGCGCCCGCATGCTGGCCCGCACCGCCCCCTACCTGGATGAGATCCCCGGCCTTGCGCAACTGCCGGGAGTGCAGCCGCTGGCCCGGGCGATCCAGGGGGCGCTCGGCCGCGACGGCGTCGTGCCGCTGCCCCGCACCGTCGCCCCGCCCACCCCGTTCAACGGGACGATCAGCGCCCGCCGGGCGGTGGCCTTCGGCGAGCTGCCGCTGGCGGAGATCCGGCGCATCCGCCGGGAGCTGGGCGGCAGCGTCAACGACGTGGTGATGGCGCTGGTGGCCACGGCGCTGCACCGCTGGCTGGACAAGCGCGGCGAGCTGCCCGACCGGCCGCTGGTGGCGGCGGTGCCGGTGTCGCTGCGCCGCGGCCGGGACGGCGATGCGGCGGGCGGCAACCGGATGTCGGCGATGGTGACGCCGCTGGCCACCCATCTGGCCGACCCGGCCGAGCGCTTCGCCGCGATCCGCGGCGACCTGGCGGCGGCCAAACGGCGCTTCGCCCGCTCCTCGGGCGCCTGGCTGGAGGGGCTGAGCGAACTGGTGCCCGCCCCGCTGGCCGGCCCGCTGCTGCGGCTGGCCCTGCAGGCCCGGCCGGGCGAGTACCTGCGCCCGGTCAATCTGCTGGTCTCCAACGTGCCCGGCCCGGACTTCCCGCTGTACCTGCGCGGCGCCCGGGTGCTCGGCTACTTCCCGATCTCGGTGGTCAGCGACCTGACCGGCGGGCTGAACATCACCGTGCTGTCCTATGACGGCAAGCTCGACGTCGGCATCGTGACCTGCCGCCAGATGATCCCCGACCCCTGGGAGATCATGGACCACCTCGACGACGCCCTGGGGGAGCTGAGGGGCCTCATCGACGGCTGA
- a CDS encoding uracil-DNA glycosylase, with product MTARPLSEIVEAGWARALEPVADRIAAMGNFLRAEVAAGRRYLPAGEHILRAFQQPFADVRVLIVGQDPYPTPGHPVGLSFSVAPHVRPLPPSLINIFTEYTADLGHPEPSTGDLTPWAQQGVLLLNRVLTVQPYKPASHRGKGWEEVTEQAIRALAARGGPLVAILWGRDARSLKPLLGGVPCIESAHPSPMSADRGFFGSRPFSRANRLLEEQGGQPIDWKLP from the coding sequence ATGACGGCACGACCGCTCTCGGAGATCGTCGAGGCCGGCTGGGCGCGCGCCCTGGAGCCGGTGGCCGACCGCATCGCGGCGATGGGGAACTTCCTGCGCGCCGAAGTGGCCGCCGGGCGGCGCTATCTGCCGGCCGGGGAGCACATCCTGCGGGCCTTCCAGCAGCCGTTCGCCGATGTGCGGGTGCTGATCGTGGGGCAGGACCCCTACCCCACCCCGGGGCACCCGGTGGGGCTGAGCTTCTCGGTGGCGCCGCATGTGCGTCCGCTGCCGCCCAGCCTGATCAACATCTTCACCGAGTACACCGCCGACCTGGGCCACCCCGAGCCGAGCACCGGCGATCTGACGCCGTGGGCGCAGCAGGGCGTGCTGCTGCTCAACAGGGTGCTGACGGTGCAGCCGTACAAGCCCGCCTCGCACCGCGGCAAGGGCTGGGAGGAGGTCACCGAGCAGGCGATCCGGGCGCTGGCGGCGCGCGGCGGCCCGCTGGTGGCGATCTTGTGGGGCCGGGACGCCCGCAGCCTCAAGCCGCTGCTGGGCGGCGTCCCGTGCATCGAATCGGCGCATCCCAGCCCGATGTCGGCCGACCGGGGCTTTTTCGGTTCCCGTCCGTTCAGCCGCGCCAACCGGCTGCTGGAAGAGCAGGGCGGGCAGCCCATCGACTGGAAGCTCCCCTGA